The Atribacter laminatus genome contains the following window.
CCACCCACGTGGAGCAAATTGGGTGCAAAAAATAGTAGAAGCATTCTGATGTCTTGCTTCAACGATCTCAAGGAGATCCATTGCCTGGGTGTCTTTAAGTGGAGTTAAGAGCCATTCATCCAAAATGAGTAAGCCAACCTTTTTGTACTTCTTCATCACCATCTGATAGACACCTTCACCTCGAGCCACTGCCAGTTCATCCAGAAGATCCGGTAGTCGGATATACTTAACGGTATAATAGTTGCGACAAGCCGCCATACCAAAAGCACAGGCAACATAAGATTTCCCGTTTCCAGAGGCACCCATGATGATGAGGTTGCGTTTCTCCTGGATGTAAGCGCACCCAGATAGCCGTAGGATTTGTGCCTTATCTAGTTTCCTGTCGGCATGGTATTCAATATCTTCAATGCTAGCCTGAGGATAGCGGAAATCTGCTTTTTTAATGAGATGGAGCAGTTTATTGCTTCTGCGTTTAGCCCATTCCACATCAACAAGAATACCAACCCGTTCTTCAAACGATAGCTCCTGATATTTCTCATCAGACAGTTGGCGTTTGAAAGCATCCGCCATAGCGGAGAGTCGCATGTCATGCAGCTTGTTCATGGTCGTAGAATTAATCATTGTCTTTTCCTCCATAGTAGCCGGCACCCCGGACAAATCCGTAGATGTTGGGATTGTCTTTTGTCGCTTTTTGTCGATCTGATTGGACTGATATTCTATCCTGACCGGTTTTGAGGATGGTCTGGATGATTTTGAAACTCGGACTGGGCGTGTAACAAAGTGCCCGCTGGCACGCTTCTTCAAAGCGGGATAAAGAATACTTGTCAGCGAGTTTCATAAGCGATGTACAAGAACGGTAACCTTGTTTCTCAACTCTTGATGCTGACAAAAGAGCATTCACCACAATGACGGCATGAGGTCCAATGGAAGCAGCCCAATTCCTAAAATGATCAGCATTTACAGCCAGGTACTGTTTATGTTTCTCTGGCATGTGATCCGGTACCGTGACAATCTGGCCTTCCTGACCGCGAATCCGAATATGGGAAGCAATGCGATGATTGTGGTAAAAAACTTCAACAGTTTTGCTGGTTATACGTACCTCCACTTGATGCCGGATGTACTCATAGGGCACTGAGTAGTGATTTTTATCCACAATTATGTGATAATCGTACTGTACGGACGCCGTTGACCAGGTGGCAAGCTCGTATGGGGAAGTAGGCAAAGGCAAAAGCAGTGCTTTTTCCTCTTCTAGGAAGGCGCTTTTCCTGCTTCCCGGCTTCTTTTGAAAAGGTTTCTGGTTGAATTCTTCCAGCTTAAGACGGATGGCGCTATTCAGTTCGTGTAATGAAAAGAACTGTTGGTTTCGCAAAGAGGCAATGATCCAGGTGGAAATAATACCCACCGTACTTTCGGCATGGGGCTTGTCTTTGGGGCGCCTGACTCGGGCTGGAATGACTGCTGTCCCGTAATGCTCGGCCATTTCTTGATAGGTTCTATTAATCTTGGGATCTGGTCGAGAGGCTTTATCTACACTGGTTTTTAAATTGTCTGGCACGAGGATTCTGGCCACTCCACCAAAGTATTTGAACGCATGAACATGAGCATTGACCCAGCTTTCCATATCCATTGACAGGAAGGCTTCTACATAGGCATACTGGCTGCAAGATAGGCTCGCTACGAAGATATAGGCTGGAATAAGTTCACCGGTTAGATTATCAACAATAAAACCAGTCTTTCCAGCCCAGTCCACTTCCAGCATTTCACCGGGTTTGCGCTTAATGCGCATAGTGGCTTTGGTGGTATTGGCATACTTATGATAATACCGACAGAATTGGCTGTACATGAGTGGGATTTCACCATTGAAGCGGCATTGTTCATGGTACTCATGCCACAACAAACTTAAGGTGACACCACTTTTGGCCATTTCTTTATGAACATATTCGCAATCCGGTATTTTTCGATTGGACTGACTCCTTTTTTCCGGAAAAAGGAGTTCCTGAAGATCTGCATCCGACATGTTTTTATCGAAAGGCCATGAAATCTCATGCCTTTCTGCCCGTTCAACCACATTACGGATTGTGGTCCGTGAGCACTGGCAACTGGCAGCAATGCCACGTTGACTCACACCTTGGCTGTGAAGCCGAAGAATTTCTCGATACTTGATCATTTATTTGATCAGCCTCCTAATGAAGATTTACACTTTACAGTGTATTTCCTCATTATATGTCAGGTGGATCTCTCCATGACCAAGGTGGGCCTATTTGATACTCATGGTGGACCTTTTTGAGTATACGAGTGGGTCTATCCCAAAATATTACTCATTCCTACTCTCCAGAATTTGAAGAACTGGGTTCATTCTTTTCCTACTTTAATGAAGGAAGAGCGGAGAAAATGGAGGAAAACGAATAACATCAAAATATATTTTTTTGCCAATCTACTTTTTTCTCTTCTCATAGATGGGGATAAAACCGAAGTAGTAATAAAATCTGGTCTTCCGTCAAGAAATCTAACCATTCCATTTAGTACCATCCAAAAATATCGAGAAAGATTCCATATTCATGAAGCAAGTGCATTGAATCAAATGCGGGAACGAGCTTTCCAAGAAGCAATAAATATCAATCAATCAATTGAAAATCCACTATTCTCATTAAATTTACCAACCGGAATGGGGAAGACAATCGCAGCTCTTGCCTTTGCTTTTAAACTTAGAGAGAAGATTCATCAGCAATCAGGACTGCTTCCTCGAATTATTTATGCCCTTCCATTCTTAAGTATTATAGATCAATGTGCGGAAGTGATTGAAGAGATATTGTCTTTTGAATTCCCAGACTTGGATAGCAGCTTATTCCTTAAACACCATCACTTATCAGGTATAAGCTATATAAAACCCGATGAATATTTTGAGCCAGATGAAGCAAAAATATTGATTGAAGGCTGGAATGCTGAGATCGTTCTTACAACTTTTGTACAAATATTTCATACTTTGATTGGGTATAGAAATCAGTCTCTACGTAAATTCCACCGACTTTGCCCTTCAATAATAATATTGGATGAAGTTCAAAGTATACCGGTTAAATTTTGGGGAGCAGTGAACAAGGTTTTAAAGGACTGGTGTAATTTAAGTCATTCATATGTATTATTAGTTACGGCCACTGAGCCTCTTTTATTTGAACCATCACAATTAATTACATTGGTGGAAAAAAACCATTATTTTAAAAATTTAGATCGAGTAAGGATCTATATTCATAAACAAGAGTCAACTTTAGAAGAATTCGTTGAAAACCTGCCCAAGGACATCAGGGGGAGAACACTTTTTGTTTTCAATACAATTTCTTCAGCGCGTCAAGCTCACCAATTAATAGAAAATCATTATCAAAAATCGATTGAATTTTTATCGAGTCATGTTGTTCCCCAGCAAAGATTAGAGAGAATAAAAGCAATTCGCAACGGTGAATCTTCAATAGTGGTTTCAACTCAATTAATCGAAGCCGGAGTGGATATTGATTTTGATATAGTCTATCGAGATTTTGCCCCCCTTGATTCTTTAAATCAAACTGCAGGAAGATGCAACAGAAATAGTTTAAATAACAAGGGAGAAATGCATTTGATTTTTTTGCTCAACGAAAAAAATAAATTGTACGCTAATTCAATATACGATCGAATTTTATTAGGTGCAACTCGAGAGGTCCTTGACTCTCAAGATTTTATCGAAGAAAAGGATTTTTTAGGCTTGGTAGATAGCTATTATAGAACAATTTGTCAAAGAAAAAGTAAAAAAGAATCGGAAAGTTACTTAAATGCTTTAAGCAAGCTCCGATACCAACTTGCTGCTGATGATGAAAAATCAATTAAGGACTTTGAACTAATAGAGGAGGATTTTCCAAGATTCGATGTTTTTATTGAGATAAATGATGAAGCCAAAAAATTATGGGAAACCTATCTTTCTCTAAAAGAGATTGGGGAGGTATATAAACGCCGACTTGAGTTTCAAAAAATAAAGAATCGATTCTATCATTATGTTATTGCAGTTCCTTTTACAATTCAAAACCAACCACCACTTGTTTATGGATTTGGATATATAAGCCAGTCGTCTCTTGATAGCTTTTATGATTCCAAAACTGGCTATAAAATTCAAGGAGATATTTTCCTTTGGTAAAAATTAATGGAACTATGATTAATTATTATTCAATATGTCACCGTTCGGTATGGTATCTCATTCATGGATTAGAAGCTGCCCAGGACCATCCTTTTTTGGAAATTGGTCGCTTTATTACTCAAGAATCATTTGCTCGTTCAAAAAAAGAGGTCGTTTTTGATAATTTAAAAATTGATTTAGTAAAAAAAGAAAATAATGATGTTGTAGTAGCAGAGATTAAAAAGTCCTCTAAAGCCAAAAAGACTGCCCAACTTCAATTAGCTTACTATCTTTATCGTTTAAAAGAAATTGGAATAACAGCACGAGGAGAGTTGCTATTCCCCAAAGAAAAGAAAAGGGAAAAAATGGTTTTATCTGAGGAACTTGAGAATATGCTAAAAACTACTATTCTGGAAATTGAAAAGATTTCAAATATGGAAAAACCACCAGAATTGAAAAAGATACCTTATTGTCGAAATTGTGCTTATCGAGATTTTTGTTGGTGTTAAAATCAATTATTTCGAAATTTTTAAAAGAAAAAGTTATCATGAGGATTGGATAATGAAAAAACGGATTTATATATTTCAGAATGGTGAATTAAAAAGAAAAGATAACACCCTTTATTTTGAAAATGAACAGGGAAAAAAATTCATCCCCATTGAAAATACTTCAGAAATTCTCATTTTCGGAGAAGTAGATGTAAACAAACGTTTTCTTGAATTTACAACACAAGCCGAAATAATCATCCATTTTTTTAATCATTATGGATACTACATTGGAAGCTTTTATCCTCGTGAACATTATAATTCAGGGTATATGATTTTAAAACAAGCTGAATTTTATATGGATATGACGAAACGTTTATCAATAGCCAGATTATTTATTAAGGGAGCAACTTTTAATATTCTTCGAGTTCTAAAGTATTATCAAAAACGAGGAAAAGAAGTTGAAGATGTAATCGTAGTGATTAATGATATTCTAAAGAAAACTCATTTAACTGATGATGTAAACGTTCTTCTTGGTTTGGAAGGAAATATTCGGAATACCTATTATCAAGCTTTTGACCAAATAACTGAAAATGTCGATTTTTCTTTTGAAAAAAGAAGCAGAAGACCACCCGAAAATGCCTTGAACGCCTTGATTAGTTTCGGGAATTCATTATTGTATGTAGAAGTGCTTCGAGAAATATACCAAACTCATCTTGATCCAAGAATTGGGTATCTGCATACCACCAATTTTCGTAGTTTTACCTTGAATTTAGATATCGCTGAAATTTTTAAACCGATAATTGTTGATCGATGTATTTTTAACCTCTTAAACAA
Protein-coding sequences here:
- the istB gene encoding IS21-like element helper ATPase IstB; translated protein: MINSTTMNKLHDMRLSAMADAFKRQLSDEKYQELSFEERVGILVDVEWAKRRSNKLLHLIKKADFRYPQASIEDIEYHADRKLDKAQILRLSGCAYIQEKRNLIIMGASGNGKSYVACAFGMAACRNYYTVKYIRLPDLLDELAVARGEGVYQMVMKKYKKVGLLILDEWLLTPLKDTQAMDLLEIVEARHQNASTIFCTQFAPRGWHEKIGEDTLADAILDRIVHDSYTILIDGKVSMRERHGIKN
- the istA gene encoding IS21 family transposase translates to MIKYREILRLHSQGVSQRGIAASCQCSRTTIRNVVERAERHEISWPFDKNMSDADLQELLFPEKRSQSNRKIPDCEYVHKEMAKSGVTLSLLWHEYHEQCRFNGEIPLMYSQFCRYYHKYANTTKATMRIKRKPGEMLEVDWAGKTGFIVDNLTGELIPAYIFVASLSCSQYAYVEAFLSMDMESWVNAHVHAFKYFGGVARILVPDNLKTSVDKASRPDPKINRTYQEMAEHYGTAVIPARVRRPKDKPHAESTVGIISTWIIASLRNQQFFSLHELNSAIRLKLEEFNQKPFQKKPGSRKSAFLEEEKALLLPLPTSPYELATWSTASVQYDYHIIVDKNHYSVPYEYIRHQVEVRITSKTVEVFYHNHRIASHIRIRGQEGQIVTVPDHMPEKHKQYLAVNADHFRNWAASIGPHAVIVVNALLSASRVEKQGYRSCTSLMKLADKYSLSRFEEACQRALCYTPSPSFKIIQTILKTGQDRISVQSDRQKATKDNPNIYGFVRGAGYYGGKDND
- the cas3 gene encoding CRISPR-associated helicase Cas3' gives rise to the protein MRERAFQEAININQSIENPLFSLNLPTGMGKTIAALAFAFKLREKIHQQSGLLPRIIYALPFLSIIDQCAEVIEEILSFEFPDLDSSLFLKHHHLSGISYIKPDEYFEPDEAKILIEGWNAEIVLTTFVQIFHTLIGYRNQSLRKFHRLCPSIIILDEVQSIPVKFWGAVNKVLKDWCNLSHSYVLLVTATEPLLFEPSQLITLVEKNHYFKNLDRVRIYIHKQESTLEEFVENLPKDIRGRTLFVFNTISSARQAHQLIENHYQKSIEFLSSHVVPQQRLERIKAIRNGESSIVVSTQLIEAGVDIDFDIVYRDFAPLDSLNQTAGRCNRNSLNNKGEMHLIFLLNEKNKLYANSIYDRILLGATREVLDSQDFIEEKDFLGLVDSYYRTICQRKSKKESESYLNALSKLRYQLAADDEKSIKDFELIEEDFPRFDVFIEINDEAKKLWETYLSLKEIGEVYKRRLEFQKIKNRFYHYVIAVPFTIQNQPPLVYGFGYISQSSLDSFYDSKTGYKIQGDIFLW
- the cas4 gene encoding CRISPR-associated protein Cas4 is translated as MVKINGTMINYYSICHRSVWYLIHGLEAAQDHPFLEIGRFITQESFARSKKEVVFDNLKIDLVKKENNDVVVAEIKKSSKAKKTAQLQLAYYLYRLKEIGITARGELLFPKEKKREKMVLSEELENMLKTTILEIEKISNMEKPPELKKIPYCRNCAYRDFCWC
- the cas1b gene encoding type I-B CRISPR-associated endonuclease Cas1b → MKKRIYIFQNGELKRKDNTLYFENEQGKKFIPIENTSEILIFGEVDVNKRFLEFTTQAEIIIHFFNHYGYYIGSFYPREHYNSGYMILKQAEFYMDMTKRLSIARLFIKGATFNILRVLKYYQKRGKEVEDVIVVINDILKKTHLTDDVNVLLGLEGNIRNTYYQAFDQITENVDFSFEKRSRRPPENALNALISFGNSLLYVEVLREIYQTHLDPRIGYLHTTNFRSFTLNLDIAEIFKPIIVDRCIFNLLNKRMLKPKHFLKELNGVVLNEDGRKLLIQEYETRLKTTIKLSGTKDEVSYSRIIRRELYKLEKHLMGEKEYAPYVSGW